One window of the Candidatus Palauibacter polyketidifaciens genome contains the following:
- a CDS encoding ABC transporter permease translates to MIFFEILRVAMDAIRANKLRSFLTMLGIVIGVGAVITMVALGEGAQRQVENQIESLGTNVLTVRPGQGMFRGVRGGSNARLTTEDVEAVRRGAPALTEVAPEMQGQLQVQFGRNNASVRILGTTPNYVAVENHTLQLGRFFDESENRGRRRVAVLGGAVPAVLNTEAAELVGRTISIRNISFEVVGVLEGKGGSGWFNQDEQIFVPLETAQFRLLGTDRVSQFKVVVESEAAIPVAMVQIEDVLRREHRLPLGRENDFWISDSVQFLEMAQETTQTFTMLLAGIAAVSLLVGGIGIMNIMLVSVTERTKEIGVRKALGATRRAVLLQFLLEATTLCMTGGILGVAFAYGAAEMLSRSAGWTMAIAPQAIGLAVVFAAAVGVFFGLWPARRAARLDPIVALRYE, encoded by the coding sequence ATGATCTTCTTCGAGATTCTTCGCGTGGCGATGGATGCGATCCGCGCCAACAAGCTGCGCTCGTTCCTGACCATGCTCGGGATCGTCATCGGGGTGGGGGCCGTGATCACGATGGTGGCCCTCGGGGAGGGCGCCCAGCGGCAGGTCGAGAACCAGATCGAGTCGCTCGGCACGAACGTGCTTACGGTCCGCCCCGGGCAGGGGATGTTCCGCGGCGTGCGCGGCGGATCGAACGCCCGGCTGACGACCGAAGATGTCGAGGCGGTGCGGCGGGGGGCCCCGGCTCTGACGGAGGTCGCCCCCGAGATGCAGGGGCAGTTGCAGGTCCAGTTCGGACGCAACAACGCGAGCGTGCGGATTCTCGGCACGACGCCGAATTACGTGGCCGTCGAGAACCACACGCTTCAACTGGGGCGCTTCTTCGATGAGTCCGAGAACCGCGGCCGGCGGCGCGTCGCCGTGCTCGGGGGCGCGGTGCCGGCGGTGCTGAACACTGAAGCCGCCGAACTCGTCGGCCGAACGATCTCGATCCGGAACATCTCGTTCGAAGTCGTGGGAGTGCTGGAGGGAAAAGGCGGATCGGGCTGGTTCAACCAGGATGAGCAGATCTTCGTCCCGCTGGAGACGGCGCAGTTCCGGTTGCTGGGGACCGACCGCGTGAGCCAGTTCAAGGTCGTGGTCGAGAGCGAGGCGGCGATTCCCGTCGCGATGGTGCAGATCGAGGACGTGCTCCGGCGCGAACACCGCCTTCCCCTGGGACGGGAGAACGACTTCTGGATCTCCGACAGCGTGCAGTTCCTCGAGATGGCGCAGGAGACAACGCAGACGTTCACGATGCTGCTCGCCGGGATCGCCGCGGTCAGCCTCCTCGTCGGGGGCATCGGGATCATGAACATCATGCTGGTGTCGGTCACCGAGCGGACGAAGGAGATCGGCGTGCGCAAGGCGCTCGGCGCCACGAGGCGGGCGGTCCTGCTCCAGTTCCTGCTCGAAGCCACGACGCTCTGCATGACCGGCGGGATCCTCGGCGTCGCCTTCGCCTACGGCGCGGCGGAGATGCTCTCGCGGTCGGCGGGCTGGACGATGGCCATCGCGCCGCAGGCGATCGGCCTCGCCGTGGTGTTCGCCGCCGCGGTCGGCGTGTTCTTCGGCCTCTGGCCCGCCCGGCGCGCGGCCCGGCTCGATCCG
- a CDS encoding efflux RND transporter periplasmic adaptor subunit: MSIFERCRRRFRLRGGSPGHATVLTALGLAVAGCATGEANEPEQTLQTLTAGHQTIVSSVEATGTVEPIRVIEVKSQAGGEVLQLPVELGDNVEQGTLLVRIDPRDVNNAHAQAQADLDVAEAQNDVAGRQLERVEALHESDIVTSEELENAILSAANARASLVRATTNLELAEDKLDDVTLRAPITGTIVERTVEQGQVVTGTRDLTGGTVLMRMADLTEVQVRMLVDETDIGRLQPGLPADITVEAYPTRTFRGAVLKIEPQAVVEQNVTMFAVLTRISNEEDLLRPGMNADVEVVIGRQEDVLAVANSGIKSQQEAVQIVRALEIDADVNALLRDFQSQDRPAAEGDGSAEGEEEPMIGGVPMSEFQSMSQQERMRVIQNLSDDERRQMMQQFRNRGGGGPGGGGGGPARRPDEPRPAFVFRYDASGLLDLKPVMIGLSDFDHTQIVRGLEEGEEIVAVPTSLIAQQEFLDRIRSRTALPGIGGR, translated from the coding sequence ATGTCCATATTCGAACGCTGCCGGCGTCGCTTCCGCCTGCGAGGCGGTTCCCCGGGCCACGCCACCGTCCTCACGGCGCTTGGACTCGCGGTCGCAGGTTGTGCGACCGGCGAGGCCAACGAACCGGAGCAGACGCTCCAGACGCTGACCGCGGGCCACCAGACCATCGTCTCCAGCGTCGAGGCGACCGGGACGGTCGAACCGATCCGCGTGATCGAGGTCAAGTCGCAGGCCGGCGGCGAAGTTCTCCAGTTGCCCGTCGAACTCGGGGACAACGTCGAACAGGGAACGCTCCTCGTGCGGATCGACCCGCGCGATGTGAATAACGCGCACGCCCAGGCCCAGGCCGACCTCGACGTCGCGGAGGCACAGAACGATGTCGCGGGACGCCAGCTCGAGCGGGTCGAGGCGCTTCACGAGTCCGACATCGTGACCTCGGAGGAGCTGGAGAACGCGATCCTCTCGGCGGCGAACGCGAGGGCTTCCCTGGTCCGCGCCACGACCAACCTCGAGCTCGCCGAGGACAAGCTGGACGACGTGACGCTCCGGGCCCCGATCACCGGAACCATCGTGGAGCGGACGGTGGAGCAGGGACAGGTCGTCACGGGGACGCGCGACCTCACGGGCGGCACGGTGCTGATGCGGATGGCCGATCTCACCGAGGTCCAGGTGCGCATGCTCGTCGACGAGACGGACATCGGCCGGCTCCAGCCGGGACTGCCGGCGGACATCACGGTGGAAGCGTATCCCACCCGGACCTTCAGGGGGGCCGTCCTCAAGATTGAACCGCAGGCGGTCGTCGAGCAGAACGTGACCATGTTCGCCGTCCTCACGCGCATTTCCAACGAGGAGGATCTGCTGCGGCCGGGGATGAACGCGGACGTCGAAGTCGTGATCGGGCGCCAGGAGGACGTTCTCGCGGTGGCGAACAGCGGCATCAAATCCCAGCAGGAGGCCGTCCAGATCGTCCGGGCGCTCGAGATCGACGCCGATGTCAACGCGCTGCTGCGCGACTTCCAGAGCCAGGATCGGCCGGCGGCGGAAGGGGATGGATCGGCGGAGGGCGAGGAGGAGCCGATGATCGGCGGGGTTCCGATGTCGGAATTCCAGTCGATGTCGCAGCAGGAGCGGATGCGGGTCATTCAGAACCTGTCCGACGACGAGCGGCGGCAGATGATGCAGCAGTTCCGGAACCGCGGAGGCGGCGGACCCGGAGGCGGCGGGGGCGGACCCGCGCGGCGGCCCGACGAGCCCCGCCCGGCATTCGTGTTCAGGTACGATGCGAGCGGCCTCCTCGACCTGAAGCCGGTCATGATCGGCCTCAGCGACTTCGACCACACGCAGATCGTCCGCGGGCTCGAGGAGGGCGAGGAGATCGTCGCGGTCCCCACCTCGCTCATCGCGCAGCAGGAGTTCCTCGACCGAATCCGCAGCCGGACGGCGCTGCCGGGCATCGGGGGAAGGTGA